From the Limosilactobacillus panis genome, one window contains:
- a CDS encoding ribose-phosphate diphosphokinase codes for MTQSNIDSNLKLFALNSNRPLAEKIAKHLGVELGKLSVDRFSDGEIQINIEESVRGDNVYVLQSTSAPVNDNLMELLIMVDALRRASAKTINVVMPYYGYARQDRKARSREPITAKLVANMLQNSGVDRVIALDLHAAQIQGFFDIPVDHLMGAPLLAEYFINEGVADNAVVISPDHGGVTRARALAEFLKSPIAIIDKRRPRANVAQVMNIIGDVKGKTCIMIDDMIDTAGTITLGAQALIDAGAKEVYASCTHAVLSGPAIERLSKSPLKEVVVTDSIKLPDEKQIAKIKQVSVAPLIAAAIKRINENRPVSPLFKQVFQSAKA; via the coding sequence ATGACACAGTCTAATATTGATTCTAATCTCAAATTGTTTGCCTTAAACTCAAACCGACCGCTGGCTGAAAAGATTGCTAAGCACCTTGGTGTTGAGCTTGGTAAGTTATCTGTTGACCGTTTTAGTGATGGTGAAATTCAGATTAACATTGAAGAGAGTGTCCGTGGAGACAACGTTTATGTTCTTCAATCAACCTCTGCACCAGTTAATGACAACTTGATGGAACTTTTAATTATGGTCGATGCATTACGGCGGGCCAGTGCTAAGACCATTAATGTCGTAATGCCGTACTATGGTTACGCACGGCAGGATCGGAAAGCCCGGAGCCGGGAACCAATCACCGCCAAGTTAGTTGCCAACATGTTACAAAATTCTGGTGTTGACCGGGTAATTGCATTAGACCTGCATGCTGCCCAGATTCAAGGCTTCTTTGACATCCCGGTTGACCACCTGATGGGAGCGCCACTATTGGCTGAATACTTTATCAATGAAGGAGTTGCCGATAATGCGGTCGTCATTTCCCCAGACCACGGTGGGGTGACCCGGGCACGGGCACTGGCTGAATTTTTGAAGTCACCGATTGCTATCATTGATAAGCGGCGGCCACGGGCTAACGTTGCCCAAGTTATGAACATCATTGGGGATGTTAAGGGTAAGACTTGTATCATGATTGATGATATGATTGATACCGCCGGGACGATTACCCTTGGTGCTCAAGCCTTGATTGATGCGGGTGCAAAGGAAGTTTACGCTTCATGTACGCACGCTGTTCTTTCGGGGCCAGCCATCGAGCGCCTTTCAAAGTCTCCGTTGAAGGAAGTTGTTGTGACAGACTCGATTAAGTTACCGGATGAAAAGCAAATTGCGAAGATCAAGCAGGTTTCTGTGGCCCCGCTGATTGCCGCTGCAATTAAACGGATTAACGAAAACCGGCCGGTCAGCCCGTTGTTTAAGCAAGTCTTTCAAAGCGCAAAGGCATAG
- a CDS encoding ISL3 family transposase codes for MDNSIRTALGIKDTHLELDTNTKEDSIADHGDYIVVHLVQSYPMHCPHCGRLMYKNGIKIVNYHGADLHYKPTVWSIKKQKYICPASPQCPQTVTKLAPVEDVQYRHHIATSIKQRIMMQLVKNESQTDIADDFSVSGWTVRRVINHLDHVFKPNYHWLPRHIAFDDFHSGRFAPSGMSMILVNIENHRTLDIILSRRSSFLRNYFLRYSHRARLAVQTVTVDLYTPYRRLIQELFPHALIIADHFHVVAQAYRALNQTRIKVMNRAGKSSRQWRALKHFWKLLLTPSALLKYDNFWRRRNFGYAQLTDIEVIHRLLAFDDELKQAYQYYQDLILAVNHRSKSALNQLLAIKWTALPQAFQKVQRTLRTHRQEIIASFKYDHYTNGPVEGTNNKIKVIKRTAYGFRNFFHFRVRILISLPNSYIAINWHNKTAHVQGQARAA; via the coding sequence ATGGATAATTCTATCAGAACTGCTCTCGGAATTAAAGACACTCATCTTGAACTTGATACCAATACTAAAGAAGACTCGATTGCCGATCACGGCGATTATATTGTGGTCCATCTTGTTCAATCCTACCCCATGCATTGTCCTCATTGTGGCCGGCTAATGTACAAGAATGGCATTAAAATCGTTAACTATCATGGGGCAGACCTTCATTACAAGCCGACTGTTTGGTCGATTAAAAAGCAGAAGTATATTTGCCCAGCTTCTCCTCAATGTCCACAAACAGTGACGAAATTAGCTCCGGTCGAGGATGTCCAATATCGTCACCATATCGCCACGAGTATTAAGCAACGCATTATGATGCAACTGGTTAAGAATGAATCCCAAACTGATATCGCCGATGATTTTTCTGTTTCGGGCTGGACCGTCAGGCGCGTAATTAATCACCTTGATCATGTCTTTAAGCCTAACTACCATTGGCTTCCCCGTCATATTGCCTTCGATGACTTTCATTCTGGTCGCTTTGCGCCCAGCGGAATGAGCATGATTCTCGTAAACATTGAGAACCATCGAACGCTCGATATCATTCTTTCACGCCGGAGTAGCTTTCTTCGCAATTACTTCCTGCGTTATAGTCACCGCGCTCGTTTAGCGGTTCAAACTGTTACGGTCGATCTCTATACTCCTTACCGCCGCTTGATTCAAGAGCTATTTCCGCATGCTTTAATTATCGCGGACCACTTCCATGTCGTAGCTCAAGCTTATCGTGCCCTGAACCAAACTAGGATTAAAGTAATGAACCGTGCCGGAAAAAGTTCCCGGCAATGGCGAGCTCTCAAACATTTTTGGAAACTGCTCTTAACCCCTAGTGCACTCCTCAAGTATGATAACTTTTGGCGCCGCCGCAATTTTGGTTACGCCCAGCTAACTGATATTGAGGTTATTCATCGTTTATTAGCTTTCGACGACGAGCTTAAGCAGGCCTATCAATATTACCAAGACCTGATTCTAGCAGTTAATCATCGGAGTAAGTCAGCTCTCAACCAACTATTAGCTATCAAATGGACCGCGCTGCCCCAAGCGTTTCAGAAGGTCCAACGCACTCTGCGAACCCATCGTCAAGAAATCATCGCCAGCTTCAAATATGATCATTACACGAATGGTCCCGTTGAGGGTACAAACAATAAGATTAAAGTTATCAAACGGACTGCCTATGGCTTTCGTAACTTCTTCCACTTCCGCGTTCGTATCCTGATTTCCCTGCCGAATTCTTATATCGCCATTAATTGGCATAATAAAACAGCTCATGTCCAGGGTCAGGCAAGAGCTGCATAG